In Megalopta genalis isolate 19385.01 unplaced genomic scaffold, iyMegGena1_principal scaffold0851, whole genome shotgun sequence, one DNA window encodes the following:
- the LOC143263599 gene encoding uncharacterized protein LOC143263599: MWFGMVERSFEASGITTEATKFGYVLGALNPVYAAEVRDIIMNPPNTGQYQRLKTELIRRLSSSQEQKTRRLLESEEIGDKKPSQFLRHLRGLAGNNVSDSVLRTLWMGRLPNSMQVILATQKDAEMDKVADLADAIAETMGPRTQPVVPAGDCGDPTRVDWE; the protein is encoded by the exons ATGTGGTTTGGAATGGTCGAACGCAGCTTCGAGGCATCGGGTATTACGACCGAAGCCACAAAATTCGGGTATGTGTTAGGAGCATTGAATCCTGTGTACGCCGCGGAAGTCCGCGACATTATAATGAACCCGCCAAATACTGGACAGTACCAGAGGTTAAAAACGGAACTCATTCGAAGGCTCAGTTCGTCGCAAGAACAAAAAACGCGACGTTTGCTGGAATCGGAGGAAATTGGAGACAAGAAGCCGTCTCAATTTCTGCGACACTTGCGCGGACTGGCTGGCAACAACGTGTCAGATAGTGTTTTGCGTACGCTGTGGATGGGTAGGTTGCCTAATAGTATGCAGGTAATCTTAGCGACCCAGAAGGACGCGGAGATGGATAAGGTGGCTGACCTGGCAGATGCGATAGCCGAGACGATGGGCCCCCGAACTCAG CCTGTCGTTCCAGCAGGAGATTGCGGCGATCCGACACGAGTTGATTGGGAATGA